In a genomic window of Zingiber officinale cultivar Zhangliang chromosome 9B, Zo_v1.1, whole genome shotgun sequence:
- the LOC122024728 gene encoding GDSL esterase/lipase At4g26790-like has translation MGIPVIFLFLYYVACLAAASPNIPAVIVFGDSTVDTGNNNQVGTILRSNFRPYGRDFFGGRPTGRFCNGRLAPDFISQALGLPPLVPAYLDPEYSIEDFAKGVCFASAGTGLDNATSDVLSVIPLWKEVEYFKEYRRRLQRYAGKAEAMRIVGEAVYIISIGTNDFLENYYLLVTGRFLQFTVEEYQDFLIDRAEEFLRAIYWLGARKISFTGLGAIGCVPLERTTNALAGGGCVEQYNKAARGFNVKLQELIGRLCATLPGLRLRYAPVYDGLLHIIANPSSYGIENVDRGCCATGRFEMGYLCDELSPFTCPDASKYVFWDSFHPTEKVNWLMAKTTLETSLAEFI, from the exons ATGGGAATTCCTgttatcttcctcttcctctactACGTGGCCTGTCTCGCCGCCGCTTCTCCTAACATCCCCGCCGTCATCGTCTTCGGCGACTCCACCGTCGACACCGGGAACAACAACCAAGTCGGCACGATCCTGAGGAGCAACTTCCGGCCTTACGGCCGCGACTTCTTTGGCGGCCGCCCCACCGGCCGCTTCTGCAACGGGCGCCTTGCTCCCGACTTCATCTCCCAGGCGCTCGGCTTGCCGCCCCTCGTCCCAGCCTACCTCGATCCCGAGTACTCCATTGAGGACTTCGCCAAGGGCGTCTGCTTTGCCTCCGCCGGCACCGGCCTCGACAACGCCACCTCCGACGTCCTC TCTGTGATTCCGCTATGGAAGGAGGTGGAATACTTCAAGGAGTATCGGCGGCGGCTCCAGCGGTACGCCGGCAAGGCGGAGGCAATGCGCATCGTCGGTGAGGCGGTGTACATAATCAGCATCGGCACCAATGACTTCCTGGAGAACTACTACCTGCTGGTCACCGGCCGGTTCCTGCAGTTCACGGTGGAGGAGTACCAGGACTTCCTGATTGACCGGGCGGAGGAGTTCCTCAGGGCCATCTACTGGCTGGGGGCGCGCAAGATCTCATTCACCGGCCTCGGCGCCATCGGCTGCGTGCCGCTGGAGCGGACCACCAACGCCCTCGCCGGTGGCGGCTGCGTCGAGCAGTACAACAAGGCGGCCAGGGGCTTCAACGTCAAGCTGCAGGAGCTTATCGGGCGGCTGTGCGCCACCCTGCCAGGGCTCCGGCTGAGGTACGCGCCGGTCTACGACGGTTTGCTCCACATCATCGCCAATCCCTCCTCCTACG GGATTGAGAACGTAGACAGGGGGTGTTGTGCGACGGGCCGCTTTGAGATGGGTTACTTGTGCGACGAGTTGAGTCCATTTACCTGCCCGGATGCGAGCAAATATGTATTTTGGGATTCGTTCCACCCGACCGAGAAGGTTAACTGGCTCATGGCGAAGACAACATTGGAGACTAGTTTGGCTGAGTTCATTTGA